Proteins encoded together in one Triticum dicoccoides isolate Atlit2015 ecotype Zavitan chromosome 7B, WEW_v2.0, whole genome shotgun sequence window:
- the LOC119341182 gene encoding histone H3.2, with protein MARTKQTARKSTGGKAPRKQLATKAARKSAPATGGVKKPHRFRPGTVALREIRKYQKSTELLIRKLPFQRLVREIAQDFKTDLRFQSSAVSALQEAAEAYLVGLFEDTNLCAIHAKRVTIMPKDIQLARRIRGERA; from the coding sequence ATGGCCCGCACGAAGCAGACGGCGCGCAAGTCCACCGGCGGCAAGGCGCCGAGGAAGCAGCTGGCCACCAAGGCTGCTCGCAAGTCGGCCCCGGCCACCGGCGGCGTGAAGAAGCCCCACCGCTTCCGCCCCGGCACCGTGGCGCTCCGGGAGATCCGCAAGTACCAGAAGAGCACGGAGCTGCTCATCCGCAAGCTCCCCTTCCAGCGCCTCGTCCGGGAGATCGCCCAGGACTTCAAGACCGACCTCCGCTTCCAGTCCTCCGCCGTCTCCGCGCTCCAGGAGGCCGCCGAGGCGTACCTCGTCGGGCTGTTCGAGGACACCAACCTGTGCGCCATCCACGCCAAGCGCGTCACcatcatgcccaaggacatccagCTCGCCCGCCGCATCCGTGGGGAGAGGGCCTAG